Proteins from one Hemiscyllium ocellatum isolate sHemOce1 chromosome 8, sHemOce1.pat.X.cur, whole genome shotgun sequence genomic window:
- the LOC132817865 gene encoding acrosomal protein SP-10-like gives SAGEQSAGEHSAGEQSAGKQSAGESAGEQSAGEQSAGKHSAGEQSAGEHSAGEQSAGKQSAGEHSAGEQSAGEQSA, from the exons tcagcaggtgaacaatcagcaggtgaacactcagcaggtgaacaatcagcaggtaaacaatcagcaggtgaa tcagcaggtgaacaatctgcaggtgaacaatcagcaggtaaacattcagcaggtgaacaatcagcaggtgaacactcagcaggtgaacaatcagcaggtaaacaatcagcaggtgaacactcagcaggtgaacaatctgcaggtgaacaatcagca